The window TTACCCACAAAAAGGATAAAGATTGGGTAGCCGCCAAGTTTGTGAAATAGGCCAGCCCCCTCTAAATCTCCCCCGGAAGGGGGAGACTTGCGAGTTTTAAATAAAGCCCTCCCTACCGGAGAGGGTTTGGGTGGGGCTAATATCCCAACGTAAACCTTCTTTTTACAAACTGGTTGTTTTCCAGTTCGTCAAGTATGGCAACGGCCATATCCTCTACACTGATATCTGCATGACCTGCTTCATCAAATACGGGTTCATCAGTACCTAAGCGAAATTTTCCAGTGCGCTCGCCTGGGTGCAGGTTAATGGCGGGGCTTAAAAATGTCCAGTCAAGGTCTTCTTCTTTTTTAAGGATGCTCAGGTAATCGCGGGCCGCGGTGGCGCCTGCTTTCCACTCGGCCGGGAACTGAGGGGTATCAACCAACTGTAAACCTGGAGCGGCATACAAGCTGCCGGCGCCCCCAATAACCAACAAACGTTTTACGCCCGATTGTTTTACAGCCTGTTGAATAAGTTCTGACCCTTTCAGGAAATCGTTATACAGGTTTGGATTGCCCCAGCCAGCGTTAAACGAGCTCACCACGGCATCATGGCCCTCAAGCGCAGCTGCAAGCTTGCCGGTGTCAAAAATATCAACAGCGGCGGTTGTAAGCTTATCGCTGTTAACTTCAATAGTTTGAGTGTTGCGGG is drawn from Mucilaginibacter ginsenosidivorax and contains these coding sequences:
- a CDS encoding NAD(P)-dependent oxidoreductase, which produces MKLALIGATGFVGKAVLAEALTRGYAVTAIARNTQTIEVNSDKLTTAAVDIFDTGKLAAALEGHDAVVSSFNAGWGNPNLYNDFLKGSELIQQAVKQSGVKRLLVIGGAGSLYAAPGLQLVDTPQFPAEWKAGATAARDYLSILKKEEDLDWTFLSPAINLHPGERTGKFRLGTDEPVFDEAGHADISVEDMAVAILDELENNQFVKRRFTLGY